The Candidatus Mycolicibacterium alkanivorans genome contains a region encoding:
- a CDS encoding RluA family pseudouridine synthase — protein MTERSMPVPEGLAGMRVDAGLARLLGLSRTAAAAIAESGGVEIDGVPAGKSDRLEAGAWLHVTLPEAPAPPENTPVEIEGMTVLYSDDDIVAVDKPPGVAAHATVGWHGPTVLGGLAGAGFRVSTSGIHERQGIVQRLDVGTSGVMVVALSERAYTVLKRAFKQRTVDKRYHAVVQGHPDPSSGTIDAPIGRHRGHDWKFAVTETGRHSITHYDTVEMFRAASLLDIHLETGRTHQIRVHFAALHHPCAGDLTYGADPVLAKRLGLERQWLHARSLAFAHPADGRRMEITSPYPADLQHALDVLRSES, from the coding sequence ATGACGGAACGGTCGATGCCAGTCCCGGAGGGTCTGGCCGGCATGCGCGTCGACGCCGGCCTGGCCCGGCTGCTCGGATTGTCACGAACCGCCGCGGCGGCGATCGCCGAAAGCGGAGGCGTCGAGATCGACGGTGTGCCCGCGGGCAAGTCCGACCGGCTCGAAGCCGGGGCGTGGTTGCACGTCACGTTGCCGGAAGCGCCTGCGCCGCCGGAGAACACGCCCGTGGAGATCGAGGGCATGACGGTGCTGTACTCCGACGACGACATCGTCGCGGTGGACAAGCCGCCCGGGGTGGCCGCTCACGCGACGGTCGGCTGGCACGGCCCGACCGTGCTCGGCGGCCTGGCCGGCGCGGGCTTTCGGGTCAGCACGTCGGGCATCCACGAACGCCAGGGCATCGTGCAGCGTCTGGACGTCGGCACTTCCGGGGTGATGGTGGTCGCGCTGTCCGAACGGGCCTACACCGTGCTGAAGCGCGCCTTCAAGCAGCGCACCGTCGACAAGCGCTATCACGCGGTGGTGCAGGGACATCCGGACCCGTCCAGCGGCACCATCGACGCTCCGATCGGCAGGCACCGCGGGCACGACTGGAAGTTCGCCGTCACCGAGACCGGCCGGCACAGCATCACCCATTACGACACTGTCGAAATGTTCAGGGCGGCAAGCCTTCTGGATATTCATCTGGAGACCGGCCGCACCCATCAGATCCGGGTTCACTTCGCCGCGCTGCACCATCCCTGCGCCGGTGACCTGACCTACGGCGCAGACCCGGTGCTAGCGAAGCGGCTCGGCCTGGAGCGCCAGTGGTTGCACGCCCGCTCGTTGGCGTTCGCACACCCGGCCGACGGCAGACGCATGGAGATCACGAGCCCTTATCCGGCCGATCTGCAGCATGCGCTGGATGTGCTGCGCAGCGAATCGTGA
- the lspA gene encoding signal peptidase II: MSDETTGSAAPVTGAAEPDSRPAPRCLRLLLSVAGVVLALDVVTKVLAVKLLTPGQPVSIIGDTVTWTLVRNSGAAFSMATGYTWVLTLVAVGVVVGIFWMGRRLVSPWWAIGLGMILGGALGNLVDRFFRSPGPLRGHVVDFLSVGWWPVFNVADPAVVGGAILLVALSLFGFDFDTTGRRRSPSADEAESS; this comes from the coding sequence GTGAGCGATGAAACCACGGGAAGCGCCGCGCCGGTGACCGGGGCCGCCGAGCCGGACAGCCGGCCGGCGCCGCGCTGCCTGCGGCTGCTGCTGTCGGTTGCGGGTGTGGTGCTGGCCCTCGACGTCGTCACCAAGGTTCTCGCCGTCAAGCTGCTCACCCCGGGACAACCGGTGTCGATCATCGGCGACACCGTCACCTGGACGCTCGTGCGCAACAGCGGTGCGGCGTTCTCGATGGCCACCGGCTATACCTGGGTGCTGACGCTGGTCGCCGTCGGTGTGGTGGTCGGGATCTTCTGGATGGGCCGGCGGCTGGTCTCGCCGTGGTGGGCGATCGGTCTGGGGATGATCCTGGGCGGTGCCCTGGGCAATCTGGTGGACCGGTTCTTCCGCTCACCGGGCCCGCTGCGCGGACACGTCGTCGACTTCCTGTCCGTCGGCTGGTGGCCGGTGTTCAACGTGGCCGATCCGGCCGTGGTCGGCGGGGCGATCCTGCTGGTGGCGCTGTCGCTGTTCGGGTTCGACTTCGATACCACCGGGAGGCGCAGGAGCCCGTCGGCCGACGAGGCCGAGTCCAGCTGA